TATTTCTGCGGACAGGAGAACAGCTAAACGGGACGGAGTTAGCCCAAGCTTTGGTGAGAAATCAGGTCATTTTAACGGTTTTTAATGCCTGTTGGGGGGCTTATCCTGCTAAATCGGGTCAGGAGATGATTCCCCGCAGCAGTCTGGCGGAAGTCTTGATTCACCACGGCGTTCCCGCAGTTTTGGCCATGCGAGATGCGATCGCAGATCGCGAGGCCTTGAGTTTTATCGAAATTTTTACCCGCACCCTCTTCGGTTTCAAAGACAAAGAAGCACAGATGTCCAACTTGTTTCCCGGTCCGAGAGTCCCTATCGATCAGGCCGTTCGCATCGCCAGGCAGCAGTTATTAACCCTCTACAAGTACAATCAGCCCGCTTGGACTTTGCCGATTCTCTATATGCACCCGGAATTCGACGGGCAATTGCTGCAAACCCTTGATGAGACTCAATTACCGACGGTTATGCCCAATGTCTGCGGAACCATGCCCGCCGCTTTCTTATACTATCTCGATCGTCCCGAAAGAAAATTGTCAATCCGTGGTGGTGGCATGAATATAGGACGGGACAGGGAAAATGATCTACAGATTACTGAAAAATGGGTTAGTAAAAACCATTGTCGGATAATTTGCCGTAAAAAACCCGATTATCCAGACTATCAATACTTTCTCGAAGATTTCTCCCGTTTTGGTACTTTTATCTACCAAGATGGCCACTGGAAGCAGGTACATAACCAAGAAGTTCCCCTAGAGTCCGGTTTACAGATTCGTCCTCGCATTTGTGGTGGAATAATTAGGGTTTGTCGCAAAAGTTTGTCGTCGGGGTGGGGTGTGGGAATTATGAATTATGAATTGGGGTGATGGGGGAGTGGGGAAATTGAACTAAAACCCTAAAACCCCAAAACCCCAAAACCTGCCTCCTGACTCCTGACGACCGGCTACTGACTCCTAACCCCACCAACAAACTTTTTGCCGCAAACCCTATCTAACTTTTTGCTTCCTCTTTCAGGGAATAAATTGGTTTAAACCAACCTTTGCGCCAGAAGTAGAAAATCAAGCCTCCCGCTACGGCTAACATGACTAACCAGACCATGAAGTAACTCCATTCTCCTTTTAATTCTGGCATATTCTCGAAGTTCATGCCATAGACACCAACGATAAAAGTTAAGGGAATAAAAATCGTCGAAATTACGGTTAAAAACTTCATAATTTCGTTTAATTTATTGCCCATAGTGGACATATAAACATCCATCAAACTCGCCGCTAATTCTCGATAAGCTTCGATAATTTCCAGAATTTGAATGACGTGGTCGTAGGAATCCCGAAAATAAATTTGTACCTCATCGCTGACTATACCATGATGGTCACGCATCAGTAAATGTAGGACATTTCGCATCGGCCAAATTAAGCGACGCAGTGCCAATAATTCCCGACGGACATCATAGATTTCTTGCATTGTATCTCGATCGGGATTACTAATAATCGCATCTTCCAACGCTTCAATCCGATCTTCGTAGTGTTCTACCACGGGAAAATAACCATCGATAATCGTATCTAATAATAAATAGGTTAAATAATCCGCCCCCGATTTCCGTACTCGTCCCTGGGAAGTGCGAATTCGATCTCTGACTATCTCAAAACAGTCCTGTAATTCCTCCTCTTGAAAACTTAAAAGATAGCGTTTTCCCAAGACAAAACTCACCTGTTCCGTATCAAAACCGCTTTCATCTTCCTTCAGTCGCACCATCTGAGAAATCACTAACAATTGATTGTTATAATCTTCTAACTTGGGTCGCTGCGGCACATTAACCACATCTTCTAATAACAAAGGATGCAGATTAAAAATTTCTCCCACCTGTTTTAAAACCGTCTCACTCCCTAACCCTTGAATATCCATCCAAGACACGGTATTTGTGCCAATATAGGGGGCGCAAGCATTGGGGGTAATATCCACCTTACGAATGGCGTTATCTTCATCGTAGTCGATTAAAATAATCCGCGAGGGTTTGGCATCCGGTTCGATAATTAATGTCCCCGGTTCACTACCCGGTTCATCATAAAAATAATCGAAGTAGTCTTCTTCCTCGTCTCCATCGGTATCGGGACGGTTGTTAACGAATATATCAGGTTGTAGTTGGGTCATAAGCTTACAACAATCTGGCTAATTTGGGCAATAAGAAAACAGAAAAGTTAAAAAATTTAATTTGCCTAAAGTTACTATCTATCGCCATGAGATTACAGTAAACTGAAAATTGTTTACTGATTTATTCCCTCCTGATGATTGTCAACGATGAGATTAATCGGGAGAATTAGCAATATTGACGGCCAAAATTTATGGAATCCGCCTCTTTTATTCCCCGTCTAGTTATCCCCGTCGGTGATCCCGCCGGGATCGGCCCTGAAGTGGTGTTGAAAGCGATCGCCGATTCCCCAATCTCGTGCAGTTGTCAGATTACTCTAATCGGCACAAGAACGCTTCTCGAAAAAGCCTATCACGATCCCTATCTCCTCGATCGCTTTTCTCTGATCGATTTGCCCTACCATCAAGAAAAAATCGTTTTCGGGCGTGGGGATGCCCATAGTGGTGAAATTAGCTTTTTTTACCTGCAAGAAGCCATAAAACGCACCCTCAAGGGCGAATTTGACGGTATTGTCACCGGTCCGATTGCTAAATCCTGTTGGCAGTTGGCCGGTTATGATTTCCCTGGTCAAACGGAGGTTTTAGCTACCATGGCAGGAATTAACCGTTATGGGATGCTATTCGTCGCTAAATCCCCTCACACTGGCTATAACTTACGCACTCTCCTCGCCACTACCCATATCCCCCTGCGAGAAGTTCCCGATACTCTTAACCCCGATCTGATGACCCGAAAACTAGACCTATTGATCGAGTCTTTAAAGCTAGATTTCGGCATCGATCGCCCAAAAATCGCCATATCTGGCCTTAATCCCCACAGTGGCGAAGCGGGAAAACTGGGAAGGGAAGAAAAGGACTGGTTACAGCCTTGGCTGCAGTCAATGGGACAAAAATACCCACAAACCCAATTAATCGGCCTTGTCCCCCCCGATACGCTTTGGGTGGAACCGGGACGCGCTTGGTTTAGGGGTGCAGGGCAACCCGCCGACGCATATCTGGCATTATACCACGATCAGGGCCTAATTCCCGTCAAATTAATGGCTTTTGACTGTGCTGTTAATACTACCATCGGTTTACCTTTTGTTCGCACCTCTCCAGACCACGGGACGGCTTTTGATATCGCCGGTCTTGGCATCGCTAGACCCCAGAGTATGCAAGCGGCGATCCAATTAGCGATCGAATTATGTCAGCAGCGGGACAACCGGAGAACTAAACTAGAGATATAGCCCTCGATAGGAGACAATTGGGATATGGGTATCGCTTCAGTTAACCCTGCCACTGGAGAAATTCTCAAGACTTTTACCCCTCTAACCTCGGAGGAATTGGCGGCGAAATTGGCCCTAGCTGAGACAACTTTTCAGCAGTATCGCCAGATCCCCATCAGTCAACGAGGACAGTGGTTACGGCAAGCAGCGGATATTTTGGAACGGGATCAAGTGCTATTGGCTAAAACCATGACTCTAGAAATGGGGAAACCGATCAAATCAGCGATCGCAGAAGTCCTCAAATGTGCCTTGGTTTGTCGTTTTTATGCCGATAATGCCGGCGGTTATCTGGAAGATGTGTTGATTACCACCGATGCTAGTCGCAGTTTCGTCCGTTATCAACCGTTAGGGGTAATTTTAGCGGTTATGCCTTGGAATTTCCCCTTATGGCAAGTATTTCGCTTTGCTGCCCCCGCTTTAATGGCGGGAAATGTCGGCCTACTCAAACACGCTTCTAATGTTCCCCAATCAGCTTTAGCGGTGGAAAGAATTTTATTAGAAGCTGGTTTTCCCGAAGGCACTTTTCAAACTCTTTTGATCGGGGCCGATCGCGTTAGTGATTTAATTAACGATGAACGGGTAAAAGCTGCCACTTTAACCGGTAGTGAACCGGCGGGGATGAGTTTAGCAGCCGCCGCGGGAAAACAGATCAAAAAAGTGGTTTTGGAGTTGGGAGGTAGTGATCCTTTTATCGTTTTAGATAGTGCCGATATCGAGGCGGCAGCGGCTACGGCAGTGACGGCAAGATTGTTAAATAATGGTCAGACTTGTATCGCCGCTAAACGGTTTATTGTTATGGAAACTGTCGCCGATCAATTTGAACAGTTATTGGTGGCTAAATTCCAAGCTTTAAAAGTTGGTGATCCCCTCGATGAAACTGTTGATATCGGTCCTTTGGCCACGGCATCGATCGTCTCGGAAATTGCCGCCCAAGTTGAAAAAACCGTCGCTATGGGTGGTAAAGTCCTTGTGGGGGGTCAACGTTTAGAGGGAAAAGGTAACTTCTATCTACCAACGATTTTAACCGATATTCCCGCCGGTTCTCCGGGGGAAAAAGAGGAATTTTTTGGACCTGTGGCTTTACTATTTCGAGTCAAAAATATCGAAGAAGCGATCGCTTTAGCTAATGATAGTCCCTTTGGTTTGGGTTCTAGTGCTTGGACGAATAACCCCGCAGAAATTGAGCGTTTAATTACCGAAATTGAGGCCGGTTGTGTGTTTATTAACGGTATGGTTAAATCCGATCCTCGTTTACCCTTTGGGGGGATTAAACGTTCCGGTTTTGGTCGCGAATTAAGTGTGGAAGGTATTCGCGAATTTGTCAACGTTAAAACTGTTTGGATTAAGTAAATCAGTAGGGTGGGTTAGCAACGCGTAACCCACCACCATAACCAAAATCACTCACCATAATTATCGCTAGTTTACACTATCGAAGATCGCACCCTAGGGATTAAAAATATGCCGCGTATTATTGATAATATTGAGTCCCATTTATTGCCAATTTTACGCGAAAGTTTATTAGCATCCCAACGCGCTGATTTTTGTGTGGGTTATTTTAATTTGCGCGGTTGGCAGTCCATTGATACCTATATTGATCACTTTCTCGGTGGTGATTTGTCCTGTTGTCGTCTGCTGATTGGTATGCAGCAAGCACCCCAGGAATTACTACAGCAATCCCTGTCTTTATTGAAGCGCTCAAATGATATAGATAAGGCTACTTGCGCTCGTTTAAGAAAACAAATTGTTCAGGATTTTTGCCAACAATTAACTTGGGGGAATCCTAGCAATCGAGATCAGGCAGCTTTGCAACGTTTGGGAAAACAAATTCAATCGGGTAAGTTAGTAATTCGCTTATTTTTGGGCTATAATCTCCATGCTAAATTATACCTTATTCATCGACAGGATGTCAATAACCCAACGGTGGGATTTTTGGGTAGTAGTAATCTAACTTTTGCGGGATTACAACAGCAGGGAGAATTAAATATTGATGTCCTTGACCACGATGCTTGTGCCAAATTACAAAAGTGGTTTAATGATCGTTGGTTGGATGCTTGGTGTTGGGATATATCCTCGGATATTGTCAAGGTGATTAACGAAAGTTGGGCCAGGGAAAGTCTTATTCCCCCCTATCATATCTATTTAAAAATAGCCTACCATCTTTCCTTTGAAGCGAGAGCCGGTTTAGCGGAATACAAAATTCCCCGACAGTTTGACCAAGACTTACTAGATTTTCAGAAATCGGCCATTAAAATTGCCGCTCGTTATGTGCAAAGACGCGGTGGGGTATTAATTGGCGACGTGGTGGGGTTAGGAAAAACGCGCATCGCTTCCATTCTAGCATATATTTTGCAGGAAGACTACGATTTAGAAATCTTAATTATTTGTCCGAAAAATCTCCTAACCATGTGGGAGGATTACAGCTATAAATACAAATTAAGAGCGAAAATTATCCCCTTAAGTCAGGTTATACAGGAATTACCCAATCTGCGGCGCTATCGGGTAGTAATTATCGATGAAAGTCATAACCTACGCAATCGGGAGGGTAAACGTTATCGGGTGATACAGGAGTACATTAACACCAATGAAAGTCGCTGTATTCTCTTGACTGCGACTCCCTACAATAAAAACTATCTTGACCTGTCCAATCAACTGCGTTTATTCATTCAAGAGGATACTAATCTCGGAATTCGTCCCGAAAGACTACTAGAATCTCTGGGAGGAGAAATCGAATTTAATCGCAGATACCAATCTCCGGTTAGGTCTCTAGCAGCCTTTGAAAAAAGTGACTCTCCCGACGACTGGAGAGACTTAATGCGTCTCTATATGATTAGACGGACTCGCGGTTTTATCGAAAATAATTATGCTACAGAAGACGAACAGGGTCGTCGGTATCTAAAATTTGCTGATGGGTCGAGGGTTTATCTTCCCCAACGACAACTAAAGACAATCAAGTTTGACCTGCAAGACTCGGTTTATGCGCGTTTATATTCGGAAGCAGTGGTGATAACTCTCAACGGATTGAAGTTACCCCGTTACGGATTGGGAAATTATCTAATTAAAGGATGCCAAGGGACAGGAGAGGAAGAAACCATCTTAAAAAGTCTATCCCGTGCGGGTAAAGGATTAATGGGTTTTTGTCGGACGAATTTATTTAAACGTTTGGAGAGTGGAGGGTATGCTTTCCTGCAATCCCTTGACCGTCATATTCTCCGTAACTATATTTTCCTTCATGCCATGGCCAATAATTTACCCCTTCCCATCGGGAGTCAGGATCCAGCTTTGTTAGACACTCGTTATCTGGATGAGGATTTAGTCACTCAGGGAGAAGATGAAAGTATAGAAACCGAGGAGACTGGGGGGATAACCGGATTAGAAAAAGAGTATCAAAAAAGAGCCGAACAAGTGTATCAAAAGTATAGCGGTGATTATCGCAAGCGCTTTCAGTGGATTAACCCCGAGGTGTTTAAACCCGCATTGAAAAAAGACCTAAAATCCGATGCCTTGGCTTTAATAGCATTATTGCAAACCTGTGGGACCTGGCAGCCGGAGACCGACGAAAAGCTAGAGAAGTTATGGCAGCTGTTAGAGGAGAATCATCCCAGAGAAAAGGTGTTAATTTTTAGCCAATTTGCCGATACAGTCAGTTATTTAGTCACTCAGTTGCAAAATCGGGGAGTGGATAAGATTGCGGGAGTGACGGGAAACTCTGCTAATCCTGCGGAAATGGTCCATCGTTTTAGTCCCCGCAGTAATTCTCAGCAAGTGGGGGAAGAAATACGAGTCTTGGTTGCGACGGATATCCTTAGTGAAGGGTTAAATTTACAGGATTGTGCCATTATCGTTAATTATGACCTACCCTGGGCAATTATTCGCCTGATTCAACGGGCCGGAAGGGTAGATAGAATCGGTCAAAAAGCAAGTCAGATTCTCTGTTATTCCTTTTTACCTGCGGAGGGAGTGGAGAGAATTATTAAACTGCGGACGAGACTATCTCAAAGACTGCGAGAGAATGCGGACGTGGTGGGGACCGATGAGGTATTTTTTGAGGAGGAGATGGATAACCAGACTTTATTAGATCTGTATCATGAAAAATCTGAGGTTATCGATGAGGAGGAGGATCAAGAAGTGGATT
This portion of the Microcystis aeruginosa NIES-2549 genome encodes:
- a CDS encoding CHAT domain-containing protein, whose translation is MTDDAIPSLNLAIASLATSNNFARWVTKAPLPGGYVHHDCEWTESLTTEWMAWQEMFCLQKMPTLPMLEQLEGNYRPKLTLSGEGGSYSGQLMQKLGISLWEWLFQASISQSFAQSQGIALGKNQPLRIRLECRNPYLILLPWEIMQQAGKQAISLHPNILFSRTTSDVDPLPPIKTSNSLNILLVIGEKQIKTAASSLNLTAINTGGETNPDQALESEAANLIRSISPGGSSSLQNWGVKVKVDTLIRPGAEELTRALDTGKYQAFFYAGHGIAAPNGGSLFLRTGEQLNGTELAQALVRNQVILTVFNACWGAYPAKSGQEMIPRSSLAEVLIHHGVPAVLAMRDAIADREALSFIEIFTRTLFGFKDKEAQMSNLFPGPRVPIDQAVRIARQQLLTLYKYNQPAWTLPILYMHPEFDGQLLQTLDETQLPTVMPNVCGTMPAAFLYYLDRPERKLSIRGGGMNIGRDRENDLQITEKWVSKNHCRIICRKKPDYPDYQYFLEDFSRFGTFIYQDGHWKQVHNQEVPLESGLQIRPRICGGIIRVCRKSLSSGWGVGIMNYELG
- the corA gene encoding magnesium/cobalt transporter CorA produces the protein MTQLQPDIFVNNRPDTDGDEEEDYFDYFYDEPGSEPGTLIIEPDAKPSRIILIDYDEDNAIRKVDITPNACAPYIGTNTVSWMDIQGLGSETVLKQVGEIFNLHPLLLEDVVNVPQRPKLEDYNNQLLVISQMVRLKEDESGFDTEQVSFVLGKRYLLSFQEEELQDCFEIVRDRIRTSQGRVRKSGADYLTYLLLDTIIDGYFPVVEHYEDRIEALEDAIISNPDRDTMQEIYDVRRELLALRRLIWPMRNVLHLLMRDHHGIVSDEVQIYFRDSYDHVIQILEIIEAYRELAASLMDVYMSTMGNKLNEIMKFLTVISTIFIPLTFIVGVYGMNFENMPELKGEWSYFMVWLVMLAVAGGLIFYFWRKGWFKPIYSLKEEAKS
- the pdxA gene encoding 4-hydroxythreonine-4-phosphate dehydrogenase PdxA, with amino-acid sequence MESASFIPRLVIPVGDPAGIGPEVVLKAIADSPISCSCQITLIGTRTLLEKAYHDPYLLDRFSLIDLPYHQEKIVFGRGDAHSGEISFFYLQEAIKRTLKGEFDGIVTGPIAKSCWQLAGYDFPGQTEVLATMAGINRYGMLFVAKSPHTGYNLRTLLATTHIPLREVPDTLNPDLMTRKLDLLIESLKLDFGIDRPKIAISGLNPHSGEAGKLGREEKDWLQPWLQSMGQKYPQTQLIGLVPPDTLWVEPGRAWFRGAGQPADAYLALYHDQGLIPVKLMAFDCAVNTTIGLPFVRTSPDHGTAFDIAGLGIARPQSMQAAIQLAIELCQQRDNRRTKLEI
- a CDS encoding NAD-dependent succinate-semialdehyde dehydrogenase, with protein sequence MGIASVNPATGEILKTFTPLTSEELAAKLALAETTFQQYRQIPISQRGQWLRQAADILERDQVLLAKTMTLEMGKPIKSAIAEVLKCALVCRFYADNAGGYLEDVLITTDASRSFVRYQPLGVILAVMPWNFPLWQVFRFAAPALMAGNVGLLKHASNVPQSALAVERILLEAGFPEGTFQTLLIGADRVSDLINDERVKAATLTGSEPAGMSLAAAAGKQIKKVVLELGGSDPFIVLDSADIEAAAATAVTARLLNNGQTCIAAKRFIVMETVADQFEQLLVAKFQALKVGDPLDETVDIGPLATASIVSEIAAQVEKTVAMGGKVLVGGQRLEGKGNFYLPTILTDIPAGSPGEKEEFFGPVALLFRVKNIEEAIALANDSPFGLGSSAWTNNPAEIERLITEIEAGCVFINGMVKSDPRLPFGGIKRSGFGRELSVEGIREFVNVKTVWIK
- a CDS encoding helicase-related protein, producing MPRIIDNIESHLLPILRESLLASQRADFCVGYFNLRGWQSIDTYIDHFLGGDLSCCRLLIGMQQAPQELLQQSLSLLKRSNDIDKATCARLRKQIVQDFCQQLTWGNPSNRDQAALQRLGKQIQSGKLVIRLFLGYNLHAKLYLIHRQDVNNPTVGFLGSSNLTFAGLQQQGELNIDVLDHDACAKLQKWFNDRWLDAWCWDISSDIVKVINESWARESLIPPYHIYLKIAYHLSFEARAGLAEYKIPRQFDQDLLDFQKSAIKIAARYVQRRGGVLIGDVVGLGKTRIASILAYILQEDYDLEILIICPKNLLTMWEDYSYKYKLRAKIIPLSQVIQELPNLRRYRVVIIDESHNLRNREGKRYRVIQEYINTNESRCILLTATPYNKNYLDLSNQLRLFIQEDTNLGIRPERLLESLGGEIEFNRRYQSPVRSLAAFEKSDSPDDWRDLMRLYMIRRTRGFIENNYATEDEQGRRYLKFADGSRVYLPQRQLKTIKFDLQDSVYARLYSEAVVITLNGLKLPRYGLGNYLIKGCQGTGEEETILKSLSRAGKGLMGFCRTNLFKRLESGGYAFLQSLDRHILRNYIFLHAMANNLPLPIGSQDPALLDTRYLDEDLVTQGEDESIETEETGGITGLEKEYQKRAEQVYQKYSGDYRKRFQWINPEVFKPALKKDLKSDALALIALLQTCGTWQPETDEKLEKLWQLLEENHPREKVLIFSQFADTVSYLVTQLQNRGVDKIAGVTGNSANPAEMVHRFSPRSNSQQVGEEIRVLVATDILSEGLNLQDCAIIVNYDLPWAIIRLIQRAGRVDRIGQKASQILCYSFLPAEGVERIIKLRTRLSQRLRENADVVGTDEVFFEEEMDNQTLLDLYHEKSEVIDEEEDQEVDLTSEAYQIWKNAIEVDPSLKHTIETLPPVVYSTRCHSGTATHPEGVMVYLKTAGGNDALAWIDKQGNSVTQSQLTILRSAACHPQTPAIPPHPQHHQLVQKGTELIAEEENNSGSKLGRLTGAKFKTYERLKRYSQDSKDDLFAHEDLCKALDQLYHYPLRQSALDRLNRGLRTGISDRQLADLLVSLYKDDRLCIVHPQESTQEPQIICSLGLFQPS